From Paraburkholderia sabiae, a single genomic window includes:
- a CDS encoding adenosine deaminase, with product MTTTTLSPLAHKTHGAPKAELHIHIEGSLEPELIFRLAERNGVKLAYDSIDALRAAYAFTDLQSFLDIYYAGASVLLKEEDFYDMTMAYVERALADNVVHTEIFFDPQTHTERGVSIATVVAGIERALAEAETRGLTSKLILCFLRHLSEEDALATFDAALPLFDQYRHRLIGVGLDSSERGHPPSKFERVFAKARDKGLKLVAHAGEEGPPSYIYEALDLLKVDRVDHGVRSIEDPALVARLADSRVALTVCPLSNLKLCVFDDLTKHTLKALLDEGVAVTVNSDDPAYFGGYVNENYLATIDALKLDDAEVYTIIRNSFEASFVTPAERDAMIAKLDAHWRASA from the coding sequence ATGACGACAACCACATTGTCCCCGCTAGCTCACAAGACGCACGGCGCTCCGAAGGCCGAGCTGCATATTCATATCGAAGGCTCGCTCGAACCCGAGCTGATCTTCAGGCTCGCCGAACGCAACGGCGTGAAGCTCGCGTATGACTCGATCGATGCGCTGCGTGCCGCGTACGCATTCACCGATCTGCAGTCGTTCCTCGACATCTACTACGCGGGCGCAAGCGTGCTGCTGAAGGAAGAAGACTTCTACGACATGACGATGGCGTACGTCGAGCGCGCGCTCGCCGACAACGTCGTGCACACGGAAATCTTCTTCGATCCGCAGACACATACGGAACGCGGCGTATCGATTGCGACGGTGGTTGCAGGCATCGAACGCGCGCTGGCCGAAGCCGAAACGCGCGGCCTCACGAGCAAGCTGATTCTGTGTTTCCTGCGCCATCTGTCCGAAGAAGACGCGCTCGCCACGTTCGACGCCGCGCTGCCGCTGTTCGATCAGTACAGGCATCGGTTGATCGGCGTCGGCCTCGATTCGTCCGAGCGCGGCCATCCGCCGTCGAAGTTCGAGCGCGTGTTCGCGAAGGCACGCGACAAAGGGCTGAAGCTCGTCGCGCATGCAGGCGAAGAAGGTCCGCCGTCGTACATCTACGAAGCGCTCGATCTGCTGAAAGTGGATCGCGTCGATCATGGCGTGCGCAGCATCGAAGACCCGGCGCTCGTCGCGCGTCTCGCCGATTCGCGCGTTGCGCTCACGGTCTGCCCGCTGTCGAACCTCAAGCTGTGCGTGTTCGACGATCTGACCAAACATACGCTGAAGGCGCTGCTCGACGAAGGCGTCGCCGTCACCGTGAATTCCGACGACCCCGCTTACTTCGGCGGCTACGTCAACGAAAACTACCTCGCGACGATCGATGCCCTCAAGCTCGACGACGCCGAGGTGTACACGATCATCCGCAACAGCTTCGAGGC
- the xdhC gene encoding xanthine dehydrogenase accessory protein XdhC, producing MHAWLTDLQQLLAHGDAVVLVTVARAEGSAPRDAGTKMIVTRDSARHTIGGGHLEWKAIESARQVLRDGMRAPNMRRLERFALGPSLGQCCGGAVVLAFERLDIADLGWVTSLAKRIAAGHSMVRSVSFGPAPDAVMLSDPEPGVESADCLLWDGAGFDDSSALLTETIAPRDFPVVLFGAGHVGAALVRVLATLPCHVRWVDERDAQFPEPDTLGASNVTIDANDAPDEAVDKAAPRTYFIVMTHNHARDLDLAERILRRGDFAFFGMIGSHTKRKQFEHRLAARGFDPVAIARMKCPLGVDGIVDKSPEIIAISAAAQLLQAVEANAAHAVQTA from the coding sequence ATGCATGCCTGGCTCACCGATCTGCAGCAACTGCTCGCGCACGGCGACGCCGTCGTGCTCGTGACAGTCGCTCGCGCCGAAGGCTCGGCGCCGCGCGACGCGGGCACGAAGATGATCGTCACACGCGATTCGGCGCGTCACACGATCGGCGGCGGACATCTCGAATGGAAAGCGATCGAAAGCGCGCGCCAGGTGCTGCGCGACGGCATGCGCGCGCCGAACATGCGGCGGCTCGAACGGTTCGCGCTCGGACCGAGCCTCGGCCAGTGCTGCGGCGGTGCGGTGGTGCTCGCATTCGAGCGACTCGATATCGCCGATCTCGGCTGGGTCACGTCGCTCGCGAAGCGCATCGCGGCAGGCCATTCGATGGTGCGTAGCGTATCATTCGGCCCCGCACCCGATGCGGTGATGCTGTCCGATCCGGAGCCGGGCGTCGAAAGCGCCGACTGTCTGCTGTGGGACGGCGCGGGTTTCGACGACAGCAGCGCGCTGCTCACCGAAACCATCGCGCCGCGCGATTTTCCCGTCGTGCTGTTCGGCGCAGGTCACGTGGGCGCAGCGCTCGTGCGCGTGCTCGCGACGTTGCCCTGCCATGTGCGCTGGGTCGACGAACGCGATGCGCAGTTTCCCGAGCCCGACACACTGGGCGCGTCGAACGTGACGATCGACGCGAACGACGCACCCGACGAAGCCGTCGACAAGGCCGCGCCGCGCACGTATTTCATCGTGATGACGCACAACCACGCGCGTGACCTCGATCTCGCCGAGCGCATCTTGCGGCGTGGCGACTTCGCGTTCTTCGGCATGATCGGCTCGCACACGAAGCGCAAGCAGTTCGAGCACCGGCTCGCCGCGCGCGGCTTCGATCCCGTCGCGATCGCGCGGATGAAATGTCCGCTCGGCGTGGACGGCATCGTCGACAAGTCGCCGGAAATCATTGCGATTTCGGCGGCGGCGCAACTGCTGCAAGCCGTCGAGGCCAACGCCGCGCACGCAGTGCAAACGGCATGA
- the xdhB gene encoding xanthine dehydrogenase molybdopterin binding subunit, whose translation MNKQTEAFVHQAERAEADAQTAIGVPLPHESAALHVSGEATYTDDIPELQQTLHAALGLSRHAHARIVSLDLDAVRAAPGVVAVLTADDIPGENNCGPVLHDDPILADGEVLYLGQPVFIVVAQSHELARRAAALAKSDDVVRYEPLEAVLTAAEAKAKKQYVLPPLHLKRGAPAEKIAQAPHRIAGTFEVGGQEQFYLEGQVAYAVPKEMDGMLVYSSTQHPSEMQHVVAHMFGWPTHSVLCECRRMGGGFGGKESQSALFACAASLAAHKLRRPVKLRADRDDDFMITGKRHDAIYEYEAGFDDDGRILGARVEIALRAGFSADLSGAVATRAVCHFDNAYYLSDVDIVALPCKTNTQSNTAFRGFGGPQGALVMEVMMDGIARELKRDPLDVRRANFYGIGERNVTPYGQTVEDNVIAPLTDELIESSGYLARREAIAAFNATSSVLKRGIAYSPVKFGISFNVPFLNQAGALVHVYKDGSVLVNHGGTEMGQGLNTKVAQVVAGVFGLPLARVRVTATDTSKVANTSATAASTGSDLNGKAAEAAATTIRERLASLAAKELGGMPGDVTFAQSEVRANGAAMPFAQLVNAAYLARIQLWSDGFYATPKVHWDAKTLTGHPFYYFAYGAAVSEVVIDTLTGEWKLVRADVLHDAGQSINPAIDLGQVEGAFIQGMGWLTTEELWWNRDGRLMTHAPSTYKIPAVSDTPAAFNVKLYSNDNVEPTVFRSKAVGEPPLLLPFSVFLAIRDAVAATAPEAAHAPPLRAPATPEAILDAIDAMQTLHAGTPSATIDSAASPTSPADTAA comes from the coding sequence GTGTCGCTCGATCTCGATGCCGTGCGGGCTGCTCCCGGCGTCGTCGCCGTGCTGACAGCCGACGACATCCCCGGCGAAAACAACTGCGGCCCCGTCTTGCACGACGATCCGATTCTCGCCGACGGCGAAGTGCTGTATCTCGGCCAGCCCGTCTTCATCGTCGTCGCGCAGAGCCACGAACTCGCGCGGCGCGCGGCGGCGCTCGCGAAAAGCGACGACGTCGTGCGTTACGAGCCGCTCGAAGCCGTGCTGACAGCCGCGGAAGCGAAGGCGAAAAAGCAGTACGTGCTGCCGCCGCTGCACCTGAAGCGCGGCGCGCCCGCCGAGAAAATCGCGCAGGCGCCGCACCGGATCGCAGGCACATTCGAAGTCGGCGGCCAGGAGCAGTTCTATCTGGAAGGCCAGGTCGCGTATGCCGTGCCGAAGGAAATGGACGGCATGCTCGTCTACAGCTCGACGCAGCATCCGAGCGAAATGCAGCACGTCGTCGCGCATATGTTCGGCTGGCCGACGCATAGCGTGCTGTGCGAATGCCGCCGGATGGGCGGCGGCTTCGGCGGCAAGGAATCGCAGTCGGCGCTCTTTGCATGTGCCGCGTCGCTGGCCGCGCACAAGCTGCGTCGCCCCGTGAAGTTGCGCGCCGATCGCGACGACGACTTCATGATCACGGGCAAGCGTCACGACGCGATCTACGAGTACGAAGCCGGTTTCGACGATGACGGCCGCATTCTCGGCGCGCGCGTCGAGATCGCGCTGCGCGCGGGTTTCTCGGCGGATCTGTCGGGCGCCGTCGCGACGCGCGCCGTGTGCCACTTCGACAACGCGTATTACCTGTCGGATGTCGATATCGTCGCGTTGCCGTGCAAGACGAACACGCAGTCGAACACCGCGTTTCGCGGCTTCGGCGGACCGCAGGGCGCGCTCGTAATGGAAGTGATGATGGACGGCATCGCGCGTGAACTGAAGCGCGATCCGCTCGACGTGCGTCGCGCGAATTTCTACGGCATCGGCGAGCGCAACGTCACGCCGTATGGCCAAACGGTCGAAGACAACGTGATCGCGCCGCTGACGGACGAACTGATCGAATCGAGCGGCTATCTCGCGCGGCGCGAAGCGATTGCCGCGTTCAACGCGACGAGTTCCGTGCTCAAGCGCGGCATCGCGTATTCGCCCGTCAAGTTCGGCATCTCGTTCAACGTGCCGTTCCTGAACCAGGCGGGCGCGCTCGTGCACGTCTACAAGGACGGCTCGGTGCTCGTGAATCACGGCGGCACGGAGATGGGCCAGGGCTTGAACACGAAGGTCGCGCAAGTCGTCGCGGGCGTGTTCGGCCTGCCGCTCGCACGCGTGCGCGTGACGGCGACGGATACGTCGAAAGTCGCGAATACATCGGCGACGGCTGCTTCGACGGGCAGCGACCTGAACGGCAAAGCCGCCGAAGCCGCCGCGACGACGATCCGCGAACGCCTCGCCTCGCTCGCGGCGAAAGAACTCGGCGGCATGCCCGGCGATGTGACCTTCGCTCAAAGCGAAGTGCGCGCGAACGGCGCGGCGATGCCCTTCGCGCAACTCGTCAACGCGGCGTATCTCGCTCGCATCCAGTTGTGGTCCGACGGCTTCTACGCGACGCCGAAAGTGCATTGGGACGCGAAGACGCTGACGGGTCATCCGTTTTACTACTTCGCATACGGCGCGGCCGTGTCCGAAGTCGTGATCGACACGCTGACGGGCGAATGGAAACTGGTGCGCGCGGACGTGCTGCACGACGCCGGCCAGTCGATCAATCCCGCGATCGATCTCGGCCAGGTGGAAGGCGCGTTCATCCAGGGCATGGGCTGGCTGACGACGGAAGAGCTCTGGTGGAATCGCGACGGCCGTCTGATGACGCACGCGCCGTCCACCTACAAGATTCCCGCCGTCAGCGACACGCCCGCTGCGTTCAACGTGAAGCTGTACAGCAACGACAACGTCGAGCCGACCGTGTTCCGCTCGAAGGCTGTCGGCGAACCGCCGCTGTTGCTGCCGTTCTCGGTGTTTCTCGCAATCCGCGATGCCGTCGCGGCCACCGCGCCCGAAGCCGCGCACGCGCCGCCGCTGCGCGCGCCCGCGACGCCCGAAGCGATTCTCGACGCGATCGATGCCATGCAGACACTACATGCGGGCACGCCCTCTGCAACGATCGATTCAGCGGCCAGTCCAACTTCACCGGCGGACACGGCCGCATAA